A region of Perognathus longimembris pacificus isolate PPM17 chromosome 19, ASM2315922v1, whole genome shotgun sequence DNA encodes the following proteins:
- the Otulinl gene encoding inactive ubiquitin thioesterase OTULINL: MTEPRGGASLSTLSRNDQVHSWTLVTNQALERAWRLARGSVTLAAAFLTATLFYFRGLHLGLGHWLKWWIGYLQRKFKRNLSVEAEVDLLGYCAREWRGDTPRAKLMRKAHEELFWRHHIKCVRQVKQDNYNALRSVLFQIFSQGLSFPSWMKEKDIVKLPEKLLFSQGCNWIQQYSFGPEKYTGSNVYGKLRKCVELLKTQWAEFSGVKDYHKRGARCNILFSNAVLEHKLYEALKFTMLYHVTEVYEQMKTNKSIPGLFRLLFSRETSADPLSFMMNHLNSVGDTHGLEQIDMFILGYSLEVKIKVFRLFKFNSRDFAVCYPEEPLREWPEISLLTENDRHYHIPVF, translated from the exons ATGACTGAACCTAGAGGCGGAGCCTCCCTCTCTACATTGTCAA gaaacGACCAAGTACATTCTTGGACACTAGTTACAAACCAAGCTCTTGAACGCGCCTGGCGCCTGGCGAGGGGCTCCGTGACGCTGGCGGCTGCTTTCCTGACAGCCACCCTCTTCTACTTCAGAGGGCTGCATTTAGGCTTAGGGCACTGGCTGAAATG GTGGATTGGATATCTGCAGAGAAAATTCAAAA GAAACCTCAGTGTGGAGGCGGAAGTTGATTTACTCGGTTACTGTGCCAGAGAGTGGAGGGGAGACACCCCCCGGGCCAAGCTGATGAGGAag GCTCATGAGGAGCTGTTCTGGCGGCACCACATCAAGTGTGTTCGGCAGGTCAAGCAGGACAACTACAATGCCCTGCGCTCCGTGTTGTTTCAGATCTTCAGCCAGGGCCTCTCCTTCCCCTCGTGGATGAAGGAAAAGGACATTGTCAAG CTTCCTGAAAAACTGCTATTTTCCCAAGGCTGTAATTGGATCCAGCAATACAGTTTTGGTCCTGAGAAGTATACAGGCTCAAATGTGTATGGAAAATTACGTAAATGTGTGGAATTATTGAAAACACAG TGGGCCGAATTTAGTGGCGTTAAAGATTATCACAAGAGAGGAGCTCGGTGCAACATCCTTTTCTCCAACGCTGTGTTGGAGCATAAGCTTTACGAAGCACTGAAGTTCACCATGCTGTATCACGTGACTGAAGTCTATGAACAGATGAAAACGAACAAGAGCATCCCCGGGCTGTTCCGACTGCTGTTTTCCAGGGAGACATCTGCGGATCCTTTGAGCTTCATGATGAATCACCTGAATTCTGTGGGCGACACCCATGGGTTAGAGCAG ATTGATATGTTTATACTTGGATATTCCCTTGAAGTGAAGATAAAAGTGTTTCGATTGTTCAAGTTTAACTCCAGAGACTTTGCCGTCTGCTACCCAGAGGAGCCGCTCCGGGAGTGGCCTGAGATCTCTCTGTTGACGGAGAATGACCGCCACTACCACATTCCTGTCTTTTAA